TTATCTAGTAAAATAGAATCTTTCAATTTGCATTTAAATCACCTAAACCTTAGTGGTAAAAATTTAATTCCCACTATGCATTAAATGTGGACCttatcttttggcttgaaaCTCTATAAAAATTTCTCCCTTATCAAATGTCCCCTACAAGAAATGTTTTAATGACAATATATAGAGTATTAGACAatgtaacaacaaaaaaaaagaacttaaaggatataacttttttttatacataagaaTTATATTGGAAAGATATGTTTATAGGGTGTTACATTATCACTTAACTAACTACAAAGACTCCAAACAAAAGTTTTGATATGTGAGGGGTTTAATGCAATGGAAAAAATTTTAGGAATATAAAGCAAAAATTGATCATTTAACATAaatctaaaacatattttagtcaaattgaacaaataaaataagataatgaaaaaaaaaggtcatTTGGCCAACATATTTTAgccaagaaagaaataaaaataaatgaataaccCTTAGGAGCCGGACAAAATGATGATGGTAACTTGAGTTTGATATATAACATGGGGTATAAGAGGTACAAGGGACCTTCTGTATTATGTACATCTGTATTATGTACATTGTGTACATAATACAGAGTATGTGCAGTGTgactaatataataatattataaacatctACGGAACCATGGACCGCATCCATGCACAAAAATTGGTTAATCTATATGCAGCTCTATGTTAATCTTCTCATTATGGCAAGTTCAAACTCCATATCAATAACTAATGGAGCTTcactttctttattcaaaccAATTTTCAGGTGTGCAACACCAAACAATATCAGGGCTTAACACTTGCCAAGGTGCACTACTTGAGAATCCTCTACCAGGCCCTCATTTGCTTCTTTTCAAGTAATCATTGATTCAGTGACCCTTGGTTGGCAAGTCCTCATTGCCATCACCACAACTTGCTTGTTCAACAAATTATGTTGACTCTTGTTGGAAACATCCTACTTCTTTTGAGGTATCATTTGGTTTATATGGCTTTGGTGCACTAACTTGCTCAAGTTGGAGTCCTTTCTTCAGGATATTTCATGTGTGCTGTGTTTATTACCTGATCACTTTCTGCTGCAGGTTCAGTTATAACCATGGTTTCATTCTTGTTCAATTCCTGGTCAGTGGCTTCATTCTTGTTCATCTTGTTACATTCTCCTTCTGTGTCTGCAGAATTGGTTACTTCAGTGGCAATTGGAAGTGGAGATTCTTTAGAGATGTCACCTTTATCCAACTTTTCCTTCACCATATGATCTTCAACCACCTGCTTTGACTCACTTTGCAAATAATTCACTTCTTCTGAACTATGCTTTGGCTTGTCTGTTTCTTTCAACTTGTCACTTTCTCCTGCTGACAAACTTGTTGAGAGTATGGCTTCATTCCCACTGCGGTTTCTTTCAAAATCTTCATCAGAACTTGTGTCTGTTGTTTCAGCATTGATACTTGATTCTGTGGTTGCCTCTTGTCTCACTGATGCTTCAGAactttcttcatcctcttcctctCCTTGGCTTTCTAAGGATGATTCTAGTATTAGAGAAATCAATGGCACCTGTTCAGTTTCACAAGAAAGAGTTAAATTGTATGTGTATTGGCTAATATACCAAAATATATCAAGTTTAAAGattcaaattttacattgtcatcaaatctttctcttgattcctcACTTATATCCACTGAAGCTATCATCTCTGCTTGTCTATGGGGTTCTGCTGAAGCATCTGGTATAATTAGGGGAGCAAGTTTGTCTCCACTGTTCTTATCATTCTTtgacttattttcttctcctttgtTACAAACTCCTGAATCATCCATCTTGCTAGACATATTTGATTCCTGAATGTAATTCTCCAGTGGAAAATTCTGCCCCTATTCAATGTCACAAATAGCAAGCTACTTAAGACTTGGAACTCTTCAAGTTAAAGGAAAACCAAGTTGCAAGCATGTTCAAATAACGACGTGATTTTTGTGTGCcaaatatataaacattaaaaagatTTGAAGTAAAACAATCGCATAAAACCTTGGCTTTATGACTTGATCATATTGTACCAAAGCTTTTAGGCACAACACCACCATGTCCCCCCACTTATATTAAAGCTACAATATGTCAAtgactaacaattttttaaatatatgaagaGGAAATAACAAATTTCAACAACCCACACCTGAGGATGACTCAAGTCACTGTTATGTGATTCAACATTTGGATCATCCATGGAAGGCTGAATATTTTGAGGGATGGAGTCAGGTGGACCTTCACCATTTAATGTTCCTTGTGACACATCCTGCATGTTAGATTGCTGAACATCTTGGTGTGTCTCTGGATTGAAACCTGACGAGGGAACTTGGTTAGCTATGGTCTTCTGTGTTATTGACAATACAGACCTGGGTGAAGATGAAGAACTTGAGTTGATTGAGACTCCATCAGTTACTTCTTGTTGCATAACTGAATGTGATGCAGCAGGTTCTTCATTTCCTCTTGATTTATGTGTGTTATCTTGCTCAGAGGCTGCTAAGTTGTTCCCATTATTGATAACTTGTGCCTTACATGAATTCTCTGAGAGGTTGAACAATTCCTGttaaacatcattttttttatataaaatgagtCAAATGACAAGCAAAAAAAGGAACTCTTGCCCCACTTATTACCTATCATGGAAGTTAGCAAGTCAAATAAGTAATATATGTTCGTTGTTTGGAACAACCAATTTAAATGATTAACAACCCAACCATACTATAGAGTAGCACCAAATTGACTCACCCCTGGTTTTTTTGAATGCCTATCATGAGGTAAATGACTATCACGTGTGTCCATCAACCGCATCAATTGCTTCCAACGTTCTGACACAACTGAAGAATGAGAATTTTGGGGTGCACCAAAATCTTTCATATTACCAAAGATGTTATTATGGTCACTACTCATTGCATAAGTTGGAGTATCATCAGGCATGTCAGATCTTGAGGACATAGAGCTCACGTCAGCTGCATTTTCTTCATCTATGTTTTGCATAGAAAGGGGTGAAGAAATGTCTCTCCAGCTGTTTAACTCTGAAATATCTTGCTCACTTACTCTACGTACTTCTCTTGAATGAAGTGATGCTCCCCACATATCCTCACTGCCAGAAGTAACATCTTTGTCAATGTCCCCATCATATATCATGGATTCTGTATCTGTACTGGTCTCATGGTTCTCATCAACTCTCAGAGTTGGTGAACCAACTTCAGAAACCTCCACATATAAGTCAGAAGCTAAGGAGCATGAAGGGGTGTGACTGATTCGGCAACCAGTGAAGGACATAGTTTCCTTGTTAGGTGAAAGAGATTCATAGAGAGAATCATTTATTTTAGTAGCACTATTTCTTGATATTGGTAAGTTGAGGTGCCCCTCTTGAGGCTTAGGAACTCTTGCATGGTCTGACATGGACTTTGTTGCTTGAGCATTGTCCACTTCCTCACCTGTAATGTAAGCCTTTTTGTCAATTTCACATTTACCATTCTCTTCATGTGTTGTTTCCTCTCCTTCACTTGATGGAATAGAAGCTCTTGATTCTCTTTCACTGACTTCTTTGGATAATAATTGTTCAAGCTGGTCATGATTTCTTCTACCTGCATGAATGAGCAAGATGCATTCATTTTCATCACCAAATTTTACCTCAATTTCCTCTTGTGTTGCTTTTTCCATTAACTCAGAAAGGGGTGAAAAGAAGAAGTAAAAAGGATGAGGAGAAAAGAAAGTGATTATCAATATTACCTTGCAGCCTTCTGACTCTTGGATGTGCCAACCTGTGGCCTATGGCTTCAAAGTCTTCTTGTCTAGGTTCTATTAACAAACCCTTCAATTCTTGATCAAAACTATCCCCAGTGAGAATGGGTTTCTCCTCAAAAGGATCATAGGGAATATCAAATGGGCTTCTCAAAGCAGATGGGGCAGAACCAGGCATTTGCATGCCATCAATCTCCCTTGGAGAATCAAAAGGGTTGAGTCTTGAAACAAATAGTGGAGCAATTTGGCTTGGAGTAACTGATTTCATATCAATTAGACCTTTCTCAATCTGCAACTTCAATTGTTTCCTTGCTCTTCTTCTAGCTATGAGACTCTCCAACCTTTTGTGTCTCTCCAACTCACATGTCCCAAGATCCATTTCATTTTTCTGTTCATCCTCTGTCAATTCACCTTTATTGCCACCCTCTTGAACTTTTTTCTCATCCTCTTTGTTTTCTGTCCTTTTCTCTAGACCATCAGAACTAACAACATGAGTCACCAGGTTCATCGTTGAAGGTTCAGAAAACAAAACTTGCTTTATAGGAGCCTCCAAAGAACCAATCTCTTCCTTGTCAAATTTAGTCCTTCCAATCTTATTGTTGTTTCTAGGGAATTCATTGCGAAACACCGACGATAAATCCTTGGCTTTTATTTCTAAACCACCATAAACATCCAATTTCTTCCCTGTgaaatttcttcttctacttgTTGCATTGTATGATGGACACTTATAAAGCAAACTACGTCTCTCATTCCTGATCATCTCAGGTGAAATTTTTGGTTCATCCCTTTTCTCCCCTCCCTTTTCCTCCTCATTGTTGACAATATTAAGGAGGTTTTGCTCAGAACTCCAAAAGATTCTAACAAAAATGGCAGTGCACATGAAAAATGGGGACAAGAAGACCAACAcgttataaataaaagaaagaaatatgtaCAAAATGAAGAAGACTAACAAAGCACCCGAAaccaatggattcctttgcatGAAAGTGTAGCTAATctcaaatgaaacatgaagtaCTTTTAATATACGAAGTTGAATGTCCCTTGCATTCAAACC
The genomic region above belongs to Glycine max cultivar Williams 82 chromosome 14, Glycine_max_v4.0, whole genome shotgun sequence and contains:
- the LOC102666693 gene encoding uncharacterized protein encodes the protein MEPTLKETKKGLNARDIQLRILKVLHVSFEISYTFMQRNPLVSGALLVFFILYIFLSFIYNVLVFLSPFFMCTAIFVRIFWSSEQNLLNIVNNEEEKGGEKRDEPKISPEMIRNERRSLLYKCPSYNATSRRRNFTGKKLDVYGGLEIKAKDLSSVFRNEFPRNNNKIGRTKFDKEEIGSLEAPIKQVLFSEPSTMNLVTHVVSSDGLEKRTENKEDEKKVQEGGNKGELTEDEQKNEMDLGTCELERHKRLESLIARRRARKQLKLQIEKGLIDMKSVTPSQIAPLFVSRLNPFDSPREIDGMQMPGSAPSALRSPFDIPYDPFEEKPILTGDSFDQELKGLLIEPRQEDFEAIGHRLAHPRVRRLQGRRNHDQLEQLLSKEVSERESRASIPSSEGEETTHEENGKCEIDKKAYITGEEVDNAQATKSMSDHARVPKPQEGHLNLPISRNSATKINDSLYESLSPNKETMSFTGCRISHTPSCSLASDLYVEVSEVGSPTLRVDENHETSTDTESMIYDGDIDKDVTSGSEDMWGASLHSREVRRVSEQDISELNSWRDISSPLSMQNIDEENAADVSSMSSRSDMPDDTPTYAMSSDHNNIFGNMKDFGAPQNSHSSVVSERWKQLMRLMDTRDSHLPHDRHSKKPGELFNLSENSCKAQVINNGNNLAASEQDNTHKSRGNEEPAASHSVMQQEVTDGVSINSSSSSSPRSVLSITQKTIANQVPSSGFNPETHQDVQQSNMQDVSQGTLNGEGPPDSIPQNIQPSMDDPNVESHNSDLSHPQGQNFPLENYIQESNMSSKMDDSGVCNKGEENKSKNDKNSGDKLAPLIIPDASAEPHRQAEMIASVDISEESRERFDDNVPLISLILESSLESQGEEEDEESSEASVRQEATTESSINAETTDTSSDEDFERNRSGNEAILSTSLSAGESDKLKETDKPKHSSEEVNYLQSESKQVVEDHMVKEKLDKGDISKESPLPIATEVTNSADTEGECNKMNKNEATDQELNKNETMVITEPAAESDQVINTAHMKYPEERTPT